A genomic segment from Glycine soja cultivar W05 chromosome 20, ASM419377v2, whole genome shotgun sequence encodes:
- the LOC114402253 gene encoding uncharacterized protein LOC114402253, whose translation MSSATAIGFSANWWLRCHGRMTPPSCFPVSVSYSSSFNSNSSSSKFNYIHGASSEGLPNELVEDSKFVPLNEEDPIYGPPALLLLGFEADEALKIQQLLKELDGEFLKVIYCTEDMITRSLWEAMHTTQPSLEEVKIAKSLPRICFLSGLSGEEMMMFIDSFPETELKPAAFAALVPNSANKPLEELIEEIMGDHEMLTGEQL comes from the exons ATGTCATCTGCTACTGCCATTGGATTCTCAGCAAATTGGTGGTTGCGCTGTCACGGGCGAATGACTCCTCCTTCATGTTTTCCGGTTTCAGTGTCTTATTCTTCCTCTTTCAACtccaactcttcttcttctaagtTCAACTACATTCATGGAgcatcctctgaag GACTTCCTAATGAGTTGGTTGAAGACTCAAAATTTGTTCCTTTGAATGAGGAGGATCCTATATATGGTCCACCT GCCTTATTGTTGTTGGGCTTTGAAGCAGATGAAGCTCTGAAG aTTCAACAGCTTTTGAAAGAGTTGGATGGTGAATTCCTGAAG GTCATCTATTGTACTGAAGACATGATTACACGTTCGCTTTGGGAGGCAATGCATACAACCCAACCCAGTTTAGAAGAGGTTAAG ATAGCCAAGTCACTTCCTCGGATATGTTTCTTATCTGGTTTAAGTGGAGAGGAGATGATGATGTTCATAGATTCTTTCCCTGAAACTG AACTAAAACCAGCTGCATTTGCGGCGCTTGTTCCCAACAGTGCTAATAAACCACTGGAGGAGTTGATAGAAGAAATAATGGGAGACCATGAGATGTTG ACTGGGGAGCAGTTGTGA
- the LOC114401773 gene encoding uncharacterized protein LOC114401773, with product MMEFCAESSHSNQKQTLKHSKPADEVKRSREKAHRSSHSNGKQNLKQTSTFVNHAAIAWHEDRKKWVGDKSQHPPRTAKDPIISWSTSYEELLSTNEPFAEPIPLPEMVDFLVDIWLEDEGFFD from the exons ATGATGGAGTTCTGTGCTGAAAGTTCCCATTCAAATCAGAAACAAACTTTGAAGCATTCTAAACCTGCAGATGAAGTGAAGAGATCCAGAGAAAAGGCCCACAGAAGTTCTCATTCCAATGGAAAGCAAAATCTGAAGCAAACTTCTACTTTTGTTAATCATG CTGCAATTGCTTGGCATGAGGATAGAAAAAAATGGGTTGGTGATAAGTCTCAACATCCACCAAGAACAGCTAAGGATCCAATTATTAG CTGGTCAACATCATATGAAGAGCTGCTGTCAACTAACGAACCTTTTGCAGAGCCAATACCCTTACCT GAGATGGTAGATTTCTTAGTCGATATTTGGCTTGAAGATGAAGGCTTCTTTGACTAA